One part of the Drosophila kikkawai strain 14028-0561.14 chromosome 4, DkikHiC1v2, whole genome shotgun sequence genome encodes these proteins:
- the Rad23 gene encoding UV excision repair protein RAD23 homolog A — protein MIITVKNLQQQTFTIEFDQNKTVLELKKKIYEERGAEYIAEKQKLIYAGVILIDERTIKSYDVDEKKFIVVMLTRDASARQTETDTTNKIPKDSKVATAGNVEKSEIKHTEDLPRREVSPTTAAVPPPRPISNSDLIGELANASLQSRAESNLIMGDEYNQTVLSMVEMGYPREQVERAMAASFNNPERAVEYLINGLPAEDGNLFNVNEEAINPSLIQVSGQSNISAASTGERPTESNSDPFEFLRSQPQFLQMRSLIYQNPHLLHAVLQQIGQTNPALLQLISENQDAFLNMLNQPIEGETDSGSGDSVSRVRNPTQISNIFASADAQEEEGRGTMAAGRNPTDATENLDFEQQPPGAGVATIRINPQDQGAIERLKALGFPEALVLQAYFACEKDEELAANFLLSSSFDD, from the exons ATGATTATCACCGTAAAAAACCTTCAACAGCAAacgtttacaattgagtttgatCAGAATAAAACG GTTTTGGaactaaaaaagaaaatatacgAAGAGCGCGGGGCCGAGTATATTGCTGAAAAGCAAAAATTGATCTATGCCGGTGTTATACTGATTGATGAACGCACCATTAAATCGTATGATGTGGATGAAAAGAAGTTCATAGTGGTGATGTTAACGCGCGATGCATCAGCTCGACAAACTGAAACAGATACCACAAACAAAATCCCTAAAGATTCAAAGGTTGCAACAGCgggaaatgttgaaaaatcgGAGATTAAACATACTGAAGATTTACCACGCAGGGAAGTGTCTCCCACCACCGCTGCCGTTCCTCCTCCAAGGCCAATATCCAATTCTGATTTAATTGGTGAATTGGCAAATGCAAGTTTGCAATCACGTGCTGAATCGAATTTAATTATGGGCGATGAATATAACCAAACTGTTCTATCCATGGTCGAAATGGGTTATCCGCGTGAGCAAGTGGAGCGTGCCATGGCTGCGAGCTTTAATAATCCAGAGCGTGCCGTGGAATACCTTATAAATGGTTTACCTGCCGAGGACGGTAACCTATTTAATGTCAACGAAGAAGCGATAAACCCAAGTTTGATTCAAGTTTCGGGTCAGAGCAATATttcagcagcatcaacaggcgaacGTCCAACGGAATCGAATTCAG atccatttgaatttttgcgAAGCCAGCCACAATTTCTTCAAATGCGCTCATTAATTTATCAGAATCCACATCTTTTGCATGCGGTTTTGCAGCAG ATTGGTCAGACAAATCCAGCACTCTTGCAACTGATATCAGAGAATCAGGATGCGTTTCTCAATATGCTAAATCAGCCAATTGAAGGAGAAACAGACTCGGGTTCCGGTGACTCAGTTTCTCGCGTTCGTAATCCCACCCagatttcaaatatatttgcatCTGCAGATgcgcaagaagaagaagggagAGGAACCATGGCTGCTGGACGAAATCCCACCGATGCTACGGAAAACTTGGATTTTGAACAACAGCCACCAGGAGCTGGAGTGGCAACCATCCGCATTAATCCCCAAGATCAGGGAGCAATAGAAAGG cTAAAAGCCCTTGGATTCCCAGAGGCACTTGTATTGCAAGCTTACTTCGCTTGCGAAAAGGATGAAGAACTAGCTGCTAATTTCTTGCTTTCATCTAGCTTTGATGATTAA